The Triticum dicoccoides isolate Atlit2015 ecotype Zavitan chromosome 6A, WEW_v2.0, whole genome shotgun sequence genome has a window encoding:
- the LOC119314318 gene encoding uncharacterized protein LOC119314318 encodes MTSSHRRLRPRPTSAPPLEDDDLLDEVLIRLSPDPSSLPRASAVCARWRRLVSDPGFVGRFRLRHRRSPPILGCFIRDKQSPIVSFVPTMEAPNRVPAERFSLQLAGRGPITFLDCRHGLLLMFLPCWIKVLVWDPVTGDQHRLDIPPGFDTKQGIGGAVLRAAGAIRHFQVVLLGRDRQVITACVYSSEAGVWGGLISTPLPNEVPVDFDFRGVPVLIGDSLHCLITGSCSGILEFDLNLGILTVIPGPVDILDAGSCQSTVMRAEDGGLGVLFKSDCNVQLWRRKIDCDGEASWVLGRTFELDTLLSLNSEEKRYTVMLGLAEYNNVVVVQTVAGHFMVQLKSLQFKKMSETISSHFHQPFESVYTGETSIGGGGHNGAELLRNT; translated from the exons ATGACGtccagccaccgccgcctccgtcccCGCCCGACGTCGGCGCCGCCGCTGGAGGACGACGACCTGCTCGACGAGGTCCTCATCCGCCTCTCCCCGGATCCGTCCTCCCTCCCGCGCGCCTCGGccgtctgcgcccgctggcgccgccTCGTCTCCGACCCCGGCTTCGTCGGCCGCttccgcctccgccaccgccgcagcCCTCCCATCCTCGGCTGCTTCATCAGGGACAAGCAGAGCCCGATCGTCTCCTTCGTGCCCACCATGGAGGCCCCCAATCGTGTCCCCGCCGAGCGCTTCTCCTTGCAGCTCGCCGGCCGCGGCCCCATCACTTTCCTCGACTGCCGCCACGGCCTCCTGCTCATGTTCCTCCCGTGTTGGATCAAGGTCCTGGTGTGGGACCCCGTCACCGGAGACCAGCACCGCCTCGACATTCCCCCGGGGTTCGACACGAAGCAGGGGATCGGCGGGGCGGTGCTTCGCGCCGCCGGGGCCATCCGCCACTTCCAGGTGGTCTTGTTGGGCAGAGACAGGCAAGTGATCACCGCCTGCGTGTACTCGTCCGAGGCGGGCGTATGGGGCGGTCTCATCTCGACTCCGCTTCCAAATGAGGTGCCAGTGGACTTCGATTTTAGGGGGGTGCCTGTGCTGATTGGGGATTCCCTTCACTGTTTGATTACGGGTAGCTGTTCTGGAATCCTTGAGTTTGATTTGAATTTGGGGATCCTAACCGTGATACCAGGGCCTGTGGATATTTTGGATGCGGGTAGTTGCCAATCCACGGTTATGCGGGCAGAGGATGGTGGGCTTGGTGTTCTATTCAAGTCAGACTGCAATGTCCAATTATGGAGGAGGAAGATTGATTGTGATGGCGAGGCCTCATGGGTGCTGGGAAGAACTTTTGAGCTAGACACGCTACTTTCCCTGAATTCAGAGGAGAAAAGGTACACGGTGATGCTAGGCTTGGCCGAGTACAATAATGTGGTGGTGGTGCAGACGGTTGCCGGCCACTTCATGGTCCAGCTCAAGTCATTGCAGTTCAAGAAGATGTCCGAAACCATCAGTTCGCATTTCCATCAACCATTCGAAAGTGTCTATACTGGAG AAACAAGCATTGGTGGTGGAGGACACAATGGAGCTGAACTTTTGCGCAACACTTAA